In Lapillicoccus jejuensis, the DNA window CCTCGCGCGACCAGATCAACGGCCAGCTGCGCGGCGTGCTCGACGGCGAGACCGGGCGCTGGGGCATCCGCGTCAACCGCGTCGAGCTCAAGGCCATCGACCCGCCGCACTCGGTGCAGGACTCGATGGAGAAGCAGATGCGCGCCGAGCGCGACCGCCGCGCCGCCATCCTCAACGCCGAGGGCGTCAAGCAGAGCCAGATCCTCACCGCCGAGGGCGAGAAGCAGAGCCAGATCCTGCGCGCCGAGGGCTCGGCGCAGGCCCGCATCCTCGAGGCGCAGGGCCAGGCCCGGGCGATCCAGCAGGTGTTCGCGGCCATCCACCGCGGCAAGCCCACTCAGCGACTCCTGGCCTACCAGTACCTCCAGGTGCTGCCCCAGCTCGCCCGCGGCGACTCGAACAAGATGTGGATCATCCCCTCGGAGGTCACCGACGCCCTGCGCGGCATCAGCGGCGCCCTCGGCGGGGACAAGCCGCTCATGGGTGACGACGAGGAGGTCGACCTCTCCGCGCTCGGGCTCGAGGAGGACGCGTTCGGCGACACCGCCCTCGAAGACCCGGCCAAGGCCCTGGCCGAGGCCCGCGGCCAGGCCGGCCAGGCCAGCGCCGAGGCCACCGAGCACGCCTCGCCGGTCGGGCACCGCCGTCCGCTCGCGACCGCGGACCCCACGGCCGGGATGACGCCGCCGTCGGCGCCCGAAGCGGGTGCCCCCGCGGAGTCGACGCCGCAGGCGAAGCCGCAGTCGGCTGCGCCGGCTCCGGGGCAGGCGCCGGCCTACGAGACCGAGGCCATGCCGGGTCAGCCGTCGGGGCCGACGTACGGCCAGCCGGCCCCCGGCCAGCCCTGGCAGCAGCCGCCGCCGCGCTGACGCACCCGGCGGGCGGCACCCGGTCACCCTCACCTAGGGTGACCGGGTGTCGCTCACCCACGCCGTCGTCGTCGTCCTCGCCGGCGTCTTCGCGGGGACCATCAACACGATCGTCGGGTCCGGCACGCTGGTGACGTTCCCGACGTTGCTGCTGCTCGGCATCCCGCCGGTGACGGCCAACGTCAGCAACAACATCGGTCTCGTCGCCGGCGGCGCGACCGGGGCGTGGGGCTACCGCTCCGAGATCAAGGGCAGCCGCGCCTACCTCGCCCGGTTGGCGCCGATGTCGTTCCTCGGCTCGGTCGTCGGGGCGCTGCTGCTGCTCACCCTGCCGGCCAGCGCCTTCTCGGCGATCGTGCCGGTCCTCATCGCGATCGGCCTGCTGCTCGTGGTCTTCGGCCCGGCGCTGCAGCGACGGTTCCGCCACGACGAGGAGGACGGCCCGGAGCCGTCGTGGACGCGGTGGGCGATGCTCGTCGGCGTGTTCGTGGCCGGGGTCTACGGCGGGTACTTCGGCGCCGCCCAGGGGGTCATCCTCATGGGCCTGCTGTCGGCTCTGAGCGCGGAGCCGCTGCAACGGCTCAACGGCTGGAAGAACGTCCTCAGCCTCGTCGTCAACCTCGTCGCCGCGCTCGTCTTCGTCATCGTGGCGTTCGACCGGATCGACTGGCTCGTCGCCCTGCTCATCGGGATCGGGTCTTTCGTCGGCGGTTTCGTCGGGGCCAGCGTCGGTCGCCGGATCCCGCCGCTGGCCCTGCGCGGACTGATCCTGCTCATCGGCATCGTCGCCATCGTCAAGCTCGTCTTCTTCCCGTGACGGGCCGCTGATGGTCGGGCAGCACTGATGGTCACCGAGGTCACCGCGCAGGACGTCGCCCGGGCGGGCGAGGACCGCGAGGGGCTGCTGGCGGACTACGTCGGGCTCACCGACGTCGTGCTGCGCCGGCGCACCGAGCCCGAGCGCGGGCTCTACGTGGCCGAGTCCGAGAAGGTGATCCGCCGGGCCCTGGCCGCGGGGCACCGGCCGCGGTCGTTGCTCATGGCACGGCGGTGGCTGGACGACCTCGCCGACGTCGTCGCCGACGCGGAGGCCTCCGGGGTGCCGGTCCTCGTCGCCGACCACGAGGTGCTGGAGGCGCTGACCGGCTTCCACCTGCACCGGGGGGCACTGGCGTCGATGCAGCGGCCCGAGCTGCCGTCGGTCGCCGACCTCGTCGCCGACGCGCGCCGGGTGGCCGTCCTCGAGGACGTCGTCGACCACACCAACGTCGGCGCCGTGTTCCGCTCCGCCGCCGCCCTCGGCGTCGACGCCGTGCTCGTCACGCCGCGGTGCGCCGACCCGCTCTACCGGCGGGCCGTACGCGTCTCGATGGGCACCGTCTTCCAGGTGCCGTGGACGCGGATCGACCCGTGGCCGGGTGGGGTCGAGGTGCTGCGCGAGGCGGGCTTCACCGTCGCCGCCCTGGCCCTGACCGACTCGTCGGTGTCGCTCGACGACCTGTCGGCCGACCCGCCCGAGCGCCTCGCCCTCGTCCTCGGCACCGAGGGGGACGGGCTGGCGCGGCGCACCGTCGAGGCGGCCGACGTCACCGTCCGCATCCCCATGGCGGGTGGCGTCGACTCGCTCAACGTCGCCGCCGCGGGTGCGGTGGCGTTCTGGGCGCTGCGCCCCCGCCTCACCTGACGACCGGACACAGGGAACCCCACGTCCTGACCGCCGGAGGCGGGCCAGGACGTGGGGTTCCCTGTGTCCGGTGGGGCGGCGTCAGCCGGTGACCTCGGCGACCTCACGCTGGGGGGCGCCGACCCGGTGGCGTCCGGCCGGCAGGCCCGAGCGCTGGAAGCCGGGGCGGGTGAGGAAGAGCGCGGCGACGAGGCCGAGGACGATGACCGCTGCGGGCAGCAGGATGGCCTGCGCCATCGACGTGGCGAACGGGCCGGCGACGGCGGCGGGCAGCGAGGTGCCGCCGGTCGTCTGCATCTGCCCCGCGTCCGCCCCGGCGCCAGGCAGGTTGGCGGCCAGGCGCGCCGAGATGACGGCGGCGATCGCGGCGCTGCCCAGGACGGCGCCCACCTGGCGGGTCGTGTTGTAGATCCCCGACCCCGCTCCGGCAGCCGACATCGGCAGGTTGCGGGTGGCCGTCGCCGCGAGCGGCGCCCAGAGGAACGCGTTCGACGCCCCGAAGAACGCCATCGGCAGCAGCAGCTGCCAGGTGGCGCTGGTCGGCGTCATCTCCCGGCTGAGCCACACGAGCGAGGCCGCGCACAGCACCATGCCGACGGTCACGAGGGTGCGCGGGTGCGCCTTGTCGGTCAGCCGGCCCACGACGGGGGCCAGCCCTCCCGACAGCAGCGCCATCGGCACGAGCAGCAGCGCGGACCCGGTCGGGCTGAGCCCGCGCACCGCCTGCGCGTAGAGGATGAACGGGAAGGCGAACGCCGTCACCGAGAAGCCGACGGCGGTGATGGCGAGGTTCGACACCGAGAAGTTGCGGTCGCGGAAGAGGCCGAGCGGGACGAGCGGCTCGGTGCGGACCTTGCTCTGCCACCAGACGAAGACCGCGAGGACGACGACGCCGACGGCGATGAGCAGCGGCACCGACAAGATCCCGGTGATGGTGCCCCAGTCGTACTTCTCGCCCTCCTGGAGCCCGAAGACGATGAGGAACATCGCCACGGCGGACAGGACGACGCCCACCCAGTCGAAGCTGTGGCTGCGGGTCTCGAGGTCCGGGACGAGCCGGGCGGCCAGCACGAAGGCGACGATGCCGACCGGGACGTTGACGTAGAAGATCCACTCCCAGCCGGGGCCGTCGGTGAGGACGCCGCCGAGGATCGGCCCGACGAGGGTCGCGACCCCCGCGGTGGCGCCCCACAGCGCCGTCGCCTGCCCGCGCGACTCCGCCGGGAAGGTTCGGGTGATGACCGACATCGTCTGCGGGGTCATGAGCGACGCGCCCAGGCCCTGGACGACGCGCGCGACGACGAGCAGGGTGATGGTGCCCGTCAGCCCGCACCACAGGGACGCCGCCGTGAAGACGGCGAGCCCCACGAGGTACAGCTTCTTCGGCCCGACCCGGTCGCCGAGCCGTCCGGTGATGAGCAGCGGGACGGCGTACGCGAGCAGGTAGGCGCTGGTCACCCACAGGACGGTGTCGACGTCGGTGTCGAGCGCCCGCATGATCGCGGGCGTCGCGACGGAGACGATCGTCGAGTCGACGAGGATCATGAAGAACCCGATGACCAGGGCCCACAGCGCGGGCCAGGGGTTGGTCGTGGGGGCGTCGGCGCGCGCGGGCACGGACGGAGCGGACATGGGTGGGACACCTCGGGGGACGGCGGGTG includes these proteins:
- a CDS encoding SPFH domain-containing protein — its product is MGATVTLVVVLVLVVFALVTLFRTVRIVPQQTAQIVERLGSYNRTLDDGFHILVPFIDKVRANIDLREQVVTFPPQPVITSDNLVVSIDTVIYYTVTDAKSAVYEIANFIQGIEQLTVTTLRNVIGSLDLEQTLTSRDQINGQLRGVLDGETGRWGIRVNRVELKAIDPPHSVQDSMEKQMRAERDRRAAILNAEGVKQSQILTAEGEKQSQILRAEGSAQARILEAQGQARAIQQVFAAIHRGKPTQRLLAYQYLQVLPQLARGDSNKMWIIPSEVTDALRGISGALGGDKPLMGDDEEVDLSALGLEEDAFGDTALEDPAKALAEARGQAGQASAEATEHASPVGHRRPLATADPTAGMTPPSAPEAGAPAESTPQAKPQSAAPAPGQAPAYETEAMPGQPSGPTYGQPAPGQPWQQPPPR
- a CDS encoding sulfite exporter TauE/SafE family protein; protein product: MSLTHAVVVVLAGVFAGTINTIVGSGTLVTFPTLLLLGIPPVTANVSNNIGLVAGGATGAWGYRSEIKGSRAYLARLAPMSFLGSVVGALLLLTLPASAFSAIVPVLIAIGLLLVVFGPALQRRFRHDEEDGPEPSWTRWAMLVGVFVAGVYGGYFGAAQGVILMGLLSALSAEPLQRLNGWKNVLSLVVNLVAALVFVIVAFDRIDWLVALLIGIGSFVGGFVGASVGRRIPPLALRGLILLIGIVAIVKLVFFP
- a CDS encoding TrmH family RNA methyltransferase, whose translation is MVTEVTAQDVARAGEDREGLLADYVGLTDVVLRRRTEPERGLYVAESEKVIRRALAAGHRPRSLLMARRWLDDLADVVADAEASGVPVLVADHEVLEALTGFHLHRGALASMQRPELPSVADLVADARRVAVLEDVVDHTNVGAVFRSAAALGVDAVLVTPRCADPLYRRAVRVSMGTVFQVPWTRIDPWPGGVEVLREAGFTVAALALTDSSVSLDDLSADPPERLALVLGTEGDGLARRTVEAADVTVRIPMAGGVDSLNVAAAGAVAFWALRPRLT
- a CDS encoding DHA2 family efflux MFS transporter permease subunit, which gives rise to MSAPSVPARADAPTTNPWPALWALVIGFFMILVDSTIVSVATPAIMRALDTDVDTVLWVTSAYLLAYAVPLLITGRLGDRVGPKKLYLVGLAVFTAASLWCGLTGTITLLVVARVVQGLGASLMTPQTMSVITRTFPAESRGQATALWGATAGVATLVGPILGGVLTDGPGWEWIFYVNVPVGIVAFVLAARLVPDLETRSHSFDWVGVVLSAVAMFLIVFGLQEGEKYDWGTITGILSVPLLIAVGVVVLAVFVWWQSKVRTEPLVPLGLFRDRNFSVSNLAITAVGFSVTAFAFPFILYAQAVRGLSPTGSALLLVPMALLSGGLAPVVGRLTDKAHPRTLVTVGMVLCAASLVWLSREMTPTSATWQLLLPMAFFGASNAFLWAPLAATATRNLPMSAAGAGSGIYNTTRQVGAVLGSAAIAAVISARLAANLPGAGADAGQMQTTGGTSLPAAVAGPFATSMAQAILLPAAVIVLGLVAALFLTRPGFQRSGLPAGRHRVGAPQREVAEVTG